DNA sequence from the Vicia villosa cultivar HV-30 ecotype Madison, WI linkage group LG3, Vvil1.0, whole genome shotgun sequence genome:
ATGTCACAATATTATAGTATCAAAATCAGCATAGCGTGATACAAACATCATTTGATTGCAGCATCACAGTACTAGAATATAAATTCAAAGATAGTAGTTTGAGTCGAGATTGACAATATATCTCGGGCGAGATTGAACTTTATTTATCACGAAGTTGTGTGAGTCGATAAAACAAGTCCAGATAGCTCCAAGAATGGTTGTAAATTTAGAAGAACATATGGTATTCTATGTGTTTGTTTAATTTCGAAAAAGATGAAATTTGATACATCCACACATATGGATGAGGTTCACACACACTGAAAAATGTTGTagtttgatgatgattgtgtgatcAAGGAGGGCAAATCAGATATATCTATTATGACATAATGAGAGGAGATTCAAGAAAGATTTTTGAAAGCTGATTATAACATGAAACTACACATTAAAGAGCACGTGCGAAAAATAGTCTATCCAAAAACCACAAATATGAGACCACCCACATAACTGGTAAAAATTAAGGGTGCTCCTAAGAAGGTCAAACCAAAATTGAGTGACAATTAAATCAAGCTTTCTCGATCCTATTTTGCACATGTCACTCACTTTATCCATATTCTCCAATTTCACAATCCAAAAAAAGTTCTATTGAAGGTGCTCGCATAAGCAAACTATCATCTTCATCACTTTTACCAAAAAAGATACACATTGAAGATGTGTTTTTTTGCTTATCACCACCGGTATAGTCTGGTTCGGGGGttagttctggcatcaagtgggttCAGTCCCCTCCCGATCGacgttgcgggggatcgaaccgtggttctccctatcaAGTCCAAcgccaatcaccactagaccaactaacgattagTACATTGAAGAGATGTTTTTTTTACGCATATACTCATTGTCCGGATTGTAAATGTTAAAAGTGATGGTAACTACGATTATCACACTGTTTATGTTTTTCTAGGTAACGAAGAGGAAAATCATACACTTGTCCGTCAACATCTTATCAAAGAGTTAAAGGTCCTACAAGAATCATACACGATGATATATAGGAAAAAGAACAATATGATGAAATTTTCGATGCTTTTATTCCTTGTCTTAACAATGCAACACCAGAGGTAAAATGATTTTGTTTCCCTGAAATGAGTCATCTTATAGCAAATGCATATAATCGAGTGTGTATCGATCTGAAAATATATGATTTCTCAATAACATTTTTCCCATTTTAAAATGGTCCACCTTAAAATCCATTCTAATGCATTATATGTATGGGATGACTTTCAAAATCACAATATTTTGTTCATGTTTAGTTGAAATCAAGATTTCCTATACCACAATATCCCCAAAGTGGACATCTCATTATAAAAAAGCTGAAACTTGGTCGATTACTTTTTTGGATAAGATGGAAGAGTTTTACAAGTTGAGCGATattgaaaaagaatgaaaaaaatacTCTTTTTAGTCCTTTAACTTTACCTCTGGGTCCATTTTCGTCCCTCAATTTTAAAAGAGGCCAATTTGATCCTTTAATTATTCAAACAGTGTCACGCTAGTCCTTTCTATTTGCTCTATTAGTCAAAGTAAAATTTAGGGTATAGGTGGCGCAAACGTATCACTGAGGTTGATATGAGGTTACATTAAAAAAAACTGAAAGGCTTTTGTTCATAAATCACACTAAAGGCATATGAACCCTAGCAGAGAAACTAACTCAGACTCAGAAAGGAGGATTCTGCTGCGATTTGCGAAAGGAGGAGAGTAGGAAAAATCAAAAGCTTGTTTGCAGGTGAAGTCACCATTGTTGATTATAGGTTTATTTCACATTATCTTTATGCAATTCTAAACCGTTATAGTTTTAGGGTTTAAGTTTAGATGTTTATGGTTTCTAAAAATCTTTTTGTTGTTAGGGCTCAAGTTTTTAATGTTGccttccttttgattttagggtttagtTTGAAATGGAAAAATATTTACATCTTAGAATCCGTCACAATTGTGAATTCATTGATGAGGAATTTAGTGTGTACGAAGGAGGAAAAGTTGTTAATTTGAAAGTGGTGGTTGATAGGTGGAGTTATTTTGAATTGTTAGGTTATAGTGAAAAGACAATATATTATAGGGACCCCACATTTGGGATGAATGTGTTGGTTGATGACAAAGGTGCCTTAGAGATTGTTGATCTTTTTAGGGTGAATATAAGTGTTAATATCTATATTCAACATTGTTTGTCTCAGCTTGAGTATAATGATGATCCCTTTGATGAAATAGAAGTAAATAATGATGACATTGTAGATGAGGGTGAATAAGTGCTTTCTGAAATGTATGAAGAAGTAATTAGTGGGGAGTTGAAGGAAGTTGAGGCAAAGGAATATGAGTTGAAGGAAGCTGAGGCAAATCATGATAATATGCATGGGATTCATGAGGTGCATGATGATGTTAGTTATGATGATACTGAGGATGAGAGCTTTAAGTATCATAGTGCTTTGgagatagcttttgatgatgattctgatgagtatgATGAATTTGAGGAAGATGAAATTGATTATCTAATTGACTATGAACATAAAGATGATCAAGAGGAAAAACgcaaaaaagggaaagaaaaatggGAAGAATACAAGGAAGAATTTAAAGGGAGTGGTAATAAGATTGAAGACCTAGAAAGTGGATGGAAAAGTGATGATAGCAGTGGAGTTAGAAAAAGGAAGTTCCTCATTTTCAAGTTGCAAAAGACATGTCCAATTACAAATGGGAGGTAGGGATGTATTTTAGTACTAAAGGTGATTTTAAAGAAGCAATAACCTCATATGCAGTCCAATCTAGTAGAAAATTGAAGTTCActaaaaatgacaaaataaaGGTAAGGTTAGAAGTAAAGATGGATGTGAGTGGAAAACATATTATGCTAAGTTGCGAAATGAAGATTATTGGCAACTAAGGATGGTAGTTGACATTCATAGTTGTAGTATAGAGTATAATGTGAAGATGATGAGTACTAAGTAGTTGAGAAAAATGATTCAAAATTCCTTGAAAAACAATCATAGGATGAAGATTAAGGATATAACTGAAAATACACAAAAGATGTGAAATGCAGGGGTCAACAAGACTAAGGCCATAAGAGCTGTATTTGCAGCTAGAGACATGGTTGATGGTTCTTTTCTTGGGGATTATACAATAATTTATGACTATTGTCAagagatattaataaaaaaaCCCAGGGTCAACAGTAAAACTAAATGTTCAACTTGTTCAAGAAGGTATGGATGATCAAAGATTCCATTTTAGAAGGCTATACATATGCCATGTAGCATGTAAGGAGAGCTTCAAGTTATGTAGACATTTCATAGGGCTTTATGGTTGCTTTTTAAAAAGTCTTTGTGGAGGAAAAATTCTGGCAACCATAGGCAGAGATCCCAAAGATCAAAGGCTCCCGGTAGCTTTTGCAGTTGTGAAGTGTGAAAATAAGGATAACTGGACATGGTTTTTAGAGTTTTTTATTGATGACCTTGGAGGTAGAAATTAGTATCTCACATATACATTTATTTATGATCAACAAAAGGTGTGTTATCATTTCTGATTGTGTTGTTATGTTTATGTTTGATGTTATCATTTctgatttatgttatattttttgtttgtGTTGTTATCATTTTTTATTGCTGAGTCTTTTACCTGCAATGGATGAGCTTCTGCCTAATGTTGAACAGAGATTTTGTGTCAGGCACATGTAGAGTAACTTTAGGAAGAAGTTTCCTAAAAAGATGTTGAAGGAATTTAGCTACTCAACCAACTACTCAACAAGCATCTCAACAATCAACTCACGGAAAAGCAAAGAAGATAACTATCAAGAAGGCATCTCAACCAGCTACTCAAACATCTCAACAATCAACTCATTGGAGGGCAAATAAGATAACTGTTAGGAGGCCATCAATGCCATTTGTACTACCAGGACCTACAACTAGATTGGGTGCAGCCAAGAGTGGAGTTGGGCCAACCATAAGAAGGACTACACCAACAAAAAGAACCACATCAAAGAAGAAAATTTAGTTTAAGTTAGAACTGTATGTTGTCTGGTGTCTGTTGTCTGTTGAACTAAGTTTAAGTTATAATTTAGTTTAAGTTTGAACCTGTGTTCTTATGCAGTGCGTTTTCGATATGTAATGTGTTTTGAAGATATgttcttatgcaaaatatgttaTGGATTTTGAACCTATGTTGTAATGCAGAATATTGGTGGTATACACCACTAATGTGTTTTGGTATAGATCAAATGTGCATTGTTTTCTCTGTTTTGGTATAatgtatttttgtttgttttagttttatgtgttatttaataataataataataataataataataataataataataataataataataataataataataataataataataataataataatagagttTTGGGTAGTTAAGAAATTAATGGATGTCATATTTTTTAATTGGTTTAGATGATATAATaccattttattattaattattaatttattatcaacaattttttattttttattaattaattggtaAAATTAAGTGTTTAAAATATTCGTGGTTATGTTATAATTTTAAAAGAGAAAATGAGTGATGTACGTCAACCAATCACACACATGCATCCAATTACATcacacttttattttaaaaaaattttaatgacataataaattgtttgttttctattggatgagagtgtaaaactattttagtgCATATCCGTTAAAcccattttaaaataataatcaaatgaATATGAgaggtaaaaaaataaaatagtttttattaaattattaaaaatagaaaactaaatGAATATTAGAGTTAGTggattagtaaaaaaaattaatttttattaaataattaactaaattaaaataaaatgattataaataataaataattactaaaataatcttaattttaattataaaaattacataaaagacttaacaacttttatatataaaacataagataatacaataaaatacaaaaagttTCTTAGCATATAAGATTATATAtaagataaaatatatataatttcttaacatatatttaaacctatatactaataattaaactttttaattaatataataatactattaaccaattttttctaaaaacatcataaaatacaaaaatttcaccgggaaacttataataataaaaaaaaatacatgcaTCACAGTGACAAGTGACGATAACTGAAAGGGGTAAAAAACAGTGGAATGGTAGAGCGGAAATGAAAGCTGGAGTCACAAACAAAAACAGTGATTGATTATAGTGAAACGAATCAATCACGCCACGCCCCAATTCTAACTCAATTCTCCAATCACATGtaatcaaaaaccaaaaccccTCTCTTCACATTCTCAACGTTCATACTCAATCTCATTCTTTCTTCCATGGCGTCGAGAACCGGCCACACAAAGCTCTCCTTCGAGGTTCTCCGCCGCAATCCAATCGTAGAAGAAGATTCTTTCCTCCATCGTACCAAATCGGATCCAACAACTCTCCCCGATCGCAAGAAACGTAAGCACCGAGcatccaagaagaagaagaaacttcTCGATCCCGTTGATTCCGTCGCTGATTCCGGCGATCCGAACCGGGAGAATGAATTGCCGATTGTAAACGGACGAGCGTGTAACGGTTTCGGGATTGACGCAATGAGGTATTGTGGTAATGGAGGAAGCGTTGTGTATGAGGAAGCTAGTGAAACGAGTGTCTGTGCTGTTACTGCGGCGCCGGAGGTTGGTTCTTCGTTTCCGAAGACCGTGCGTGGGAGTATGGATGGGTTTAATTTCGGTGAATTGAGGCAAAGGAATGTGAATAGCAGTTCTGAGGATTTAGTTGCCTCTGTGATGGGCGATGACGGTGAAATTGGGAAGGGCGATGATAGTGTGAAGGCGAGTACGGTCGAGGTCGAGACACCGAGAAAAGAACCTGAAAGGAGTGTCCTTACGAAATCGGAAACCGTAGAATCGGTTGACTGGAAGCGGATAATGGAAGAAGATCCGAATTGTGAGTAGAACACGTTCTTTGCTCTGCTTTGCATGCAACATTGCATCTTGTACTTTTCTGTAAAGTTTTCTTGGAATTCAGTTTGTGATCAAACTGTAACTTGCTATTTGATGGAAATTAAACTAATCAATACTACTTTAGATGAGCAAACTGGATCCATGTTAGGACCTAGAAATTAGTTTCAGAAACAGCCAATGGGTAAAAAAAAGTTGCGTATGCTAATCATTTTTCAAATACCATTCTAGAATTCTATCTTTAATTGCGGTAGAGTTTGTTTGGGATCTAAATTCTTTAGTAGTTTGCAAGTGCAGCTTTTCTAGTTCATGCCGGCATCCAATTAGTTACTACCTAGCTCTACAGGTTTTTCTTACATtgcatattctgctacaaattTTCTTTTCAATCTATGTTACCACAAAATTACATATAGGCTTGGTGATGAAAGTTTGGTTGTCCCCGTGTCTCTATATGTAATGTGCTTGGTGGCATGGCTGTGATAAATAATTGGCAGTTTTTACGGGGCTAAATTTCTTTGCCGGTTTTTGATTATGCTCCAGCAGCTCATTTATGACTCAATCTTAGTAAAACGGTCTCTGTGATTAGTTTATGTGAAGCATTTTTTTGTTCAACTCTCTGTCATTTTCATTTACTCATTGTGTGTGCTTTTTGGCTCAATTAACCTTTTGGTGATATGGTTTGATATCAGATGTGTTCACAGTAGATAGGTCTCCTGTAGCATACTTCTTGGAGGAAATGTACAATGGGAATTCTTTACGAAGCACAACTACTCTCGGCAATGAAacagaaagagagagagtttatGACACTATCTTCCGCTTGCCATGGAGATGCGAATTGGTACACATCTTtttctcaaaataataaataaatatgatttgtgGTTATATTCTTGATATATCATCTATGGACCTCTTCTCTTTGTTTATTTTCATGTACTTTTCCTCCAGAGTAATGAAAATAAATTCAGATGATAGGTGAAAAAAGTAAAATTTAGACCTTTCACCAAATGCATAATAGCCAACTTATATTGCATATTTCTATCAAGGCATTCTACATTTTGTATTGTGGTATCTTAAACATGGATTGCAATTGCAGCTTATAGATGTTGGCTTCTTTGTCTGCTTCGATTCATTTCTTTCGTTATTAACTATTATGCCAACAAGGATCTTGATGACCATTTGGAGGCTTCTAAAGACAAGGTATGCCTCCTTTCTTAATTTTTCTTCCCTTGAAATAAAATGTTAGTTGGGCATAATGTGAGGATTTAGGTGATAGATTAATCTTACAGCACCAGCTTCTGTAATTTAGACTTGTCTTTATGCCGTGCTCATCGAGTACAATCGTACTAGGGCTTTGGATATCATTGTAAATCATGGAACGATGAAACAAAATGGTTTTCCTTGGACCGTGTCCTCCCAAACTAGTGTGTTAGTTCAAAATATAAGATACATGTTTAGAACTTGTTAGTTTATATACAGACTTAGTTAGTCAATGATTTTCTTGTAGCTGACAAATCTTTCCTTAATACTTGTTCTTGGGCTTTGATTAGTATTCCCATTAGTTGGTCCGTCCAATTAGTATTCTGTTATTAAAATTTGTGATAGTCTATCTCTATCATGGTTTCCAGTGTTACAATATATGACCTAATCATGCTTGTGACAGACAGTTCAAGAGGCTCTCAACAATGGAATTGTCAGATTTCGGATGTTTTATTATTATGAGCTGTGGAGTTGTTCTTTTGCAGAGAACAGGTACAGTGATTCTCTACTACCCTAATTGTATTTTTTTGTGTTGATCGGGTTCCATGTTATACTAATTCTGTGCTACTCTGTCTTTCAAACTTGCTTCCTCAGACATCAGCTTAATATATCATATGATCCGTGGTCAAGGAACAATAAAATTGTATGTGGTCTACAATGTTTTAGAGGTGAGCATAAATTCATTTGCAAATCTGGATTACAGGGAGTTACTAGCTCCCCCATATTGCAAAATTTAACCATATTGTATATCTATATTATTGAGTTTGTGAGCAAGATCTTCGAGGGACAAAGGGAATTTTACAGTAATTGAAAgaacaaaattttgtcttttacCTGTAAATCTTGAAATTATAACATTTGATGGGATCAAAATCTGATGTATCTGAAAATTCTTAGTGTCATCTCCAACTTGTTTAATTTGTCATCACACCCATTATTTGATCATATGAAGTAGTAAACTGAAGGAAAAAAAAGCTGATTCATACTGCCTAAGATTTGGGACAGTCCCAAACCCAAAGGGAAATTTAACAATAGGAGTGGGATTAATGGATGATAGTAATGATCTAATGATAGTTTTTTGAAACATCCATATGGGTATTTCGTTGCCTTTTGGTGTTTAAACAGTTCATCAGTTCACAAGTACTTAAATTGTAACATATGCAGCTAGAGATATTACTTGTGGTTACCTACGTTCTACTTATTTCATAAGTGCCAAAAATCATAATATCCATAATGAAATTTATTCTGTATGCTTGTAACTGATAATTGAAATTCTTGCAGATATTTGATAAACTGTGTCAAAGTTTTAATGGGGATGTGTTGcaaacatcatttcattctgCTGAAGGACTTGCAAGTTGCCCCCCAGAAAATATGAGATTCTGGCTTTGGAGATTTGTTTGTGACCAAGCTTTAGCTGTGGTAGCTTCAAATATCCTTTTTCATTGGGATGACTTTTCTCCCCAGTTGTTTAGATAACTATTTTCTTttgtaaaaacaaaacaaaaaaagaactTCAGGGTTGGTTATTGGGTTCCTTAACCAGTCTTACTTGTTCATTCTTTTATCTTATTAGCTCAGGCAATCACTCTATCTACCTGTATAGTTGCTCACAATAATGCGTTGTTAGCTTTGCTGGTGTCAAATAATTTTGCTGAGATTAAAGGAAATGTATTTAAGCGGTACAGCAGAGATAATGTTCACAGTTTGGTTTACTTTGGTAAGTTATCTTTCTTACTACAGTTTATGTTCTTTGATTTCAGCTTATTTGTGGTAGATATATATGCTTCTACATTAAAACATGGAAAACAGTTTCTCTAAGTTGTTACAGCCCCACTGTAATATTACTGTTTGAGCTAGTCTTGTCAATAGGAGTTTTAATAATTGTAGCTTTTCGTCTATTAGTTTTGCAGTAGTGCCTAGACTTTGTTTTGCCTTCTTTGGCACATTGCTCGTATGCCATTTAGTATCAGAAAAAACTTCTGCTTTAAGTTGTTTGACTCCTTTTATTTTCACTGTATAATTCTAAGAGCATGTTCGAAACAGAGTctacttttgcggaatcagaaAAATGCAAAGTCTTTTAATGGAAATGACAAATATATGGATACTCAGGAATGTAATTGTATTTTAGTCTATATAATAGGTTTGGTCATCTGTCATGGAATAACTTAAAAATAATGAGGGTTGATAATGAAGAGCATTAGTTTGCTCCCAGCAATTTGAGGATTCAGGTTTTGTCTCCCACGCAATCAAAAGTTGGAACCTGAGTTTGTCTTTCCAAACATGCTTTTGCAGAACTTATTTGtcttccttattttgaagaagtgacaaatgaaatgaatgaatgtcactctaattatttttaaatcttcTAGTTTGAATTTAGTTAAGGTTTGACTTTTGTTTTGCTATCAAAGTATAGATATGTGAATAATAGCTGCTTTAAATTGTATGAAGAAACTTAAATGTTTGAAAACCTTTTTAAAATATGATTCAACTAAAGCTCACTTGTATAGATATTTTAAATATTGCATTAAAATTCATTAGTTCAGGCATCCTACTGGTCACACTCAAATTATCTTAATATAAAGGTTGGCCAATTTTTATAgttaaaatttatttcaaaacaTTGGAAGTGCTTCTAGTATTAAATACagactttcatttttttttatattgaaatgggCTAAATGAGTAAGTGTTTAACagaatatttgtttttcatttgtcATTTATGCACCAAGTGTATTAGTTATATCTGTAACTGTTTTGTTTACTTTAAGCAAAACAGATTAGAATGCAGTTGTAACAAACTATATGTTGAGTCAGCATAGTTGTAACTGAGTTAATCACTTGTCTCTATAAGTAGCAGTAGGCTATTTACTGTAATAGTAGAATCATTTTCTATCAATGACAATTGCAAAATTCTGTCTTTCTCGTTTCTTGATTGATCTAGATGaagaatacttcaaactctttaCTTTTCTAATATGGTATCATGAGCTTATGATCCAT
Encoded proteins:
- the LOC131658268 gene encoding uncharacterized protein LOC131658268 — translated: MYEEVISGELKEVEAKEYELKEAEANHDNMHGIHEVHDDVSYDDTEDESFKYHSALEIAFDDDSDEYDEFEEDEIDYLIDYEHKDDQEEKRKKGKEKWEEYKEEFKGSGNKIEDLESGWKSDDSSGVRKRKFLIFKLQKTCPITNGR
- the LOC131661790 gene encoding protein POLLEN DEFECTIVE IN GUIDANCE 1-like isoform X1; the encoded protein is MASRTGHTKLSFEVLRRNPIVEEDSFLHRTKSDPTTLPDRKKRKHRASKKKKKLLDPVDSVADSGDPNRENELPIVNGRACNGFGIDAMRYCGNGGSVVYEEASETSVCAVTAAPEVGSSFPKTVRGSMDGFNFGELRQRNVNSSSEDLVASVMGDDGEIGKGDDSVKASTVEVETPRKEPERSVLTKSETVESVDWKRIMEEDPNYVFTVDRSPVAYFLEEMYNGNSLRSTTTLGNETERERVYDTIFRLPWRCELLIDVGFFVCFDSFLSLLTIMPTRILMTIWRLLKTRQFKRLSTMELSDFGCFIIMSCGVVLLQRTDISLIYHMIRGQGTIKLYVVYNVLEIFDKLCQSFNGDVLQTSFHSAEGLASCPPENMRFWLWRFVCDQALAVVASIVHSFILLAQAITLSTCIVAHNNALLALLVSNNFAEIKGNVFKRYSRDNVHSLVYFDSVERFHISAFILFVLAQNILEAEGPWFESFLYNIFLVYVCEMVIDIIKHSFIAKFNDIKPIAYSEFLEDLCKQTLNLQTEGVKKNLTFVPLAPACVVIRVLTPVYAANLPQNPLPWKIFWILLFLTMTYVMLTSLKVLMGMCLQKHATWYINRCRRRKHHLHAD
- the LOC131661790 gene encoding protein POLLEN DEFECTIVE IN GUIDANCE 1-like isoform X2 produces the protein MASRTGHTKLSFEVLRRNPIVEEDSFLHRTKSDPTTLPDRKKRKHRASKKKKKLLDPVDSVADSGDPNRENELPIVNGRACNGFGIDAMRYCGNGGSVVYEEASETSVCAVTAAPEVGSSFPKTVRGSMDGFNFGELRQRNVNSSSEDLVASVMGDDGEIGKGDDSVKASTVEVETPRKEPERSVLTKSETVESVDWKRIMEEDPNYVFTVDRSPVAYFLEEMYNGNSLRSTTTLGNETERERVYDTIFRLPWRCELLIDVGFFVCFDSFLSLLTIMPTRILMTIWRLLKTRQFKRLSTMELSDFGCFIIMSCGVVLLQRTDISLIYHMIRGQGTIKLYVVYNVLEIFDKLCQSFNGDVLQTSFHSAEGLASCPPENMRFWLWRFVCDQALAVVASIVHSFILLAQAITLSTCIVAHNNALLALLVSNNFAEIKGNVFKRYSRDNVHSLVYFVLKLHNHLHCKMDLPRRTSSKPLLDTLVSSLLTRFFFPGSSKLKE